Proteins from a single region of Malassezia restricta chromosome IV, complete sequence:
- a CDS encoding nuclear polyadenylated RNA-binding protein, with protein sequence MSESLELELGTPQASRIQEGVQNVLVEHDLAMKDDTVMAEYVTVMMANRKGPDMIAEELRELIGGELDASITQKIWKCACDVLSPPKTHAQERARSASPPPPPQPESTEQRTKDRWNDQKPARTKKKRSERNERRENADEKPASVSILGRAGVPDPRAEPFMPMPPPLAAMAAMAAMSGGPSLFSRLDPMMPDNPPPMPGAGLTTMPSSVPRDMAAFPHAPAQSALCRWSLQCTNPMCEYSHPSPANAGRGGDPSALVLRTDACEHGAECTDKECVLSHVSPAVGFIKARGSVPPPSMPTLAGVPCKFQQQCLNPACTYLHYDAMGRIVPPPGQGNAIPCRFGSACTRPDCVYSHPPKSQVPCRYGSGCTRPGCFYTHPQDAPLRPTSDRLKAFATEDPDCERIVPEEQAAAGVST encoded by the coding sequence ATGTCCGAATcgctggagctggagctGGGAACGCCACAGGCGTCGCGGATCCAAGAAGGCGTGCAGAATGTGCTTGTCGAGCATGATCTTGCCATGAAAGATGATACGGTCATGGCAGAATACGTCACGGTGATGATGGCAAATCGCAAAGGACCTGACATGATTGCTGAGGAGTTGCGCGAGCTCATTGGCGGTGAGCTAGATGCCTCCATCACGCAGAAGATTTGGAAGTGCGCATGCGATGTGCTGTCTCCCCCGAAGACTCATGCACAggagcgcgcacgctcagcgtctccgccgccgccacctcAGCCAGAGTCGACCGAGCAGCGCACCAAGGATCGGTGGAACGACCAAAAACCTGCTCGCACGAAAAAGAAGCGAAGTGAGCGCAACGAGCGACGCGAAAACGCTGACGAAAAACCAGCATCTGTGAGCATACTGGGCCGGGCTGGCGTGCCTGATCCACGCGCCGAGCCATTCATGCCCATGCCACCGCCTCTCGCCGCCAtggcggccatggccgccaTGTCGGGTGGCCCGTCGCTTTTTTCGCGTCTAGACCCTATGATGCCTGACAATCCGCCACCCATGCCGGGGGCGGGTTTGACGACTATGCCTTCGTCTGTGCCTCGCGACATGGCAGCTTTTCCtcatgcgcctgctcaaAGTGCATTGTGTCGTTGGTCTCTGCAATGCACAAATCCTATGTGTGAATACAGCCACCCATCACCTGCTAATGCAGGTCGTGGTGGTGATCCGAGCGCGCTTGTACTCCGCACCGATGCGTGTGAACATGGCGCCGAGTGTACAGACAAGGAGTGTGTTTTGAGTCATGTTAGTCCTGCTGTGGGCTTTATCAAAGCACGTGGCTCTGTGCCACCTCCCTCGATGCCGACTTTGGCTGGTGTGCCGTGCAAATTTCAGCAGCAGTGCCTCAATCCTGCGTGTACCTATCTTCACTACGATGCAATGGGACGGATAGTGCCGCCGCCAGGCCAAGGCAATGCGATTCCCTGTCGCTTCGGCTCAGCATGCACGAGACCTGACTGCGTTTATTCTCATCCACCAAAGAGCCAGGTGCCTTGCCGTTATGGCAGTGGATGTACGCGGCCAGGCTGCTTCTACACACATCCGCAAGATGCGCCATTGCGGCCCACATCGGATCGACTCAAGGCGTTTGCGACCGAGGACCCAGATTGCGAGCGCATTGTACCAGAGGAGCAAGCGGCGGCTGGTGTATCAACATAA
- a CDS encoding histidinol-phosphate aminotransferase — protein MILGVNERACALAKAHKPEHFDLERVVRPNILALKPYRCARDDYQDGILLDANENSLGPSAVHAEEHLRLHRYPDPSLYGVREAMTRLRGLPHPAYTFMGVGSDEAIDLIQRCFARPGQDKILVCPPTYGMYQVSACVNDIGIVQVPLTMPGDPRGAFQLDVPKIQATLAADPAIKLVFLCSPGNPTGTLLPLDDVRAVLDTPAYQGMVVVDEAYIDFALEQQAMKKEHGPLSAVSLVHEYANVIVSQTLSKAFGLAGVRLGLAFAQPPIIQVLMNTKAPYNVSTLAAHAASEALAPEGMERMRSNVRTLIENRQALIEALSTVPGMGQVLGTNDANFVLVQVLDAPNGSPDSQRAEAVYKAMAEQHGLVVRNRSSELGCAGCLRITVGTADENKQCLQLLRHLLAM, from the coding sequence ATGATTTTGGGTGTGAAtgagcgtgcgtgtgcgctggccaaggcacacaAGCCTGAGCACTTTGACTTGGAGCGTGTAGTGCGTCCAAATATCTTGGCGCTCAAACCGTACCGATGTGCGCGCGACGACTATCAGGACGGCATCCTGTTGGACGCGAACGAAAACTCGCTGGGTCCCTCTGCTGTCCATGCCGAAGAGCATCTGCGTCTACACAGGTACCCCGATCCATCCTTGTATGGCGTGCGTGAGGCGAtgacgcgcctgcgtgGCCTGCCTCACCCCGCCTACACGTTCATGGGGGTGGGAAGTGACGAGGCCATCGACTTGATCCAGCGGTGCTTTGCGCGTCCAGGCCAGGACAAGATTCTTGTGTGTCCACCTACATACGGTATGTATCAGGTGAGTGCGTGTGTGAACGATATTGGCATCGTGCAAGTACCCCTGACCATGCCGGGCGATCCACGCGGAGCCTTTCAGCTGGACGTGCCCAAGATCCAagcgacgctcgcggcggACCCTGCTATCAAGCTCGTATTTTTGTGCTCGCCAGGTAATCCGACTGGCACTCTTCTGCCCctggacgatgtgcgcgcAGTGCTAGACACGCCTGCGTATCAGGGCATGGTCGTCGTGGACGAAGCGTATATCGACTTTGCCCTCGAACAGCAAGCTATGAAGAAGGAGCATGGACCTCTTTCTGCCGTCTCGCTCGTACACGAATATGCCAACGTGATTGTCTCGCAAACGCTCAGTAAGGCCTTTGGATTGGCTGGCGTTCGTCTAGGGCTGGCGTTCGCCCAGCCGCCCATCATCCAGGTCTTGATGAATACCAAGGCACCCTACAATGTATCGACACTAGCTGCTCACGCCGCCTCCGAGGCTTTGGCTCCCGAGGGCATGGAGCGAATGCGATCCAACGTACGCACGCTCATCGAGAACCGCCAGGCGCTCATTGAGGCCCTGTCGACGGTACCAGGTATGGGCCAAGTCCTCGGCACGAACGATGCCAACTTTGTGCTCGTGCAAGTGCTGGACGCGCCCAACGGATCACCGGACAGCCAACGTGCCGAGGCCGTGTACAAGgccatggccgagcagcacggcctcgtcgtgcgGAATCGGTCATCGGAACTTGGATGCGCCGGCTGTCTTCGTATCACGGTCGGCACCGCCGACGAAAACAAGCAATGCCTTCAGCTCCTGAGGCATCTCCTAGCAATGTAG
- a CDS encoding pseudouridine synthase: MTERVAAPGLRRLPPYWHEYKTRAKTRWYGRQILEVFTTEFRDRTREYYIWAIHQGLCTVNGHSVQPTYILQNNDFLVNRVHKHEPAVTNAPVRILFRDDAMGRIVVVKPGSIPVHATGRYHHHTLVEMVKQQAQLSNLYTSNRLDRLTSGIMVCSTTKEAACELGNDFNAGLVNKAYVCRVAGRFPDGIIDCREPILSVDRQSGLNIVHPKGKECRTLFQCLSYDPTADSSVLVCRPITGRTHQIRVHAQWLGHPISNDPLYHHPVWSTVDRDILATAQPRHYERVGGGSGNVEVERVLTALKGTRDDAEGWSRWRDQEFFGALNRQLGYEDVPVPGPNGQRTPPPPPGEDMPPGTATCDTCYIPLLPDPAPQDMYIYLHAIKYWTDTWVFEDELPWWARSSAKASASLPPLALIAHHTGDDALGLGKGGAQRRLDTQLQPAMQLASLPLAPRPDACAHDESLQVFVEVTRGLEDAAQREMLQHLGADPSASSCLTSALHSGIIQVDAPLHAQVVARYEACQLPIATGVYYAMGHMSLPRDMLDALFDQRVEVLGKKGAQKPQPTLAEQALLQWLTQQWHAHQAQRDKALDLWMKRASRRTRTWCVVVDRSSYVLPSLSTQALETHLASLVTGWLDSHSWTPASTRAEADMVIKCTMAPRFGAQSPLQLGPRAHKGNPPGTCFFQLHVPGGPCNVAADALRTSLARSRAHAVCALLPLGDGTCVGTLHSKDSHLADALRAMLHARGRMTAQVPYGSTSAHALHGAVVELPESARDEPHALLFDHFVTELECLSHALAPGKFALVLTSETKTCMRALRELENRARREHSPYVLRMDTGVTLGDAWPAEHAATFKDAQQEASLRSGGTWRALAHHRSFLACVAQAPLYST; encoded by the coding sequence ATGACGGAGCGCGTAGCAGCCCCAGGTCTGCGGCGGCTCCCACCGTACTGGCACGAGTACAAAACCCGTGCGAAGACGCGGTGGTATGGGCGCCAAATTCTCGAGGTGTTTACGACCGAATTTCGTGATCGCACACGCGAGTACTACATTTGGGCGATCCACCAAGGCCTGTGTACCGTCAATGGCCACTCGGTGCAGCCCACGTATATTTTGCAAAACAACGACTTTTTGGTCAACCGGGTACACAAGCACGAGCCGGCCGTGACGAATGCGCCAGTGCGCATTTTGTTccgcgacgatgccatgggccgcatcgtcgtaGTCAAGCCAGGCAGTATCCCTGTGCACGCCACGGGACGATACCATCATCACACGCTGGTGGAAATGGTGAAGCAGCAGGCCCAACTATCGAATTTGTACACGAGCAACCGCCTCGACCGCCTCACCTCGGGTATTATGGTCTGTTCTACGACCAAGGAGGCTGCCTGTGAGCTCGGCAATGACTTTAACGCAGGCCTTGTGAACAAGGCGTATGTGTGCCGAGTGGCAGGCCGCTTTCCGGACGGAATCATCGACTGCAGAGAACCGATTCTGAGTGTGGACCGCCAAAGTGGTCTTAATATCGTGCATCCGAAGGGCAAAGAGTGCCGCACGCTCTTTCAGTGCCTGTCGTACGACCCCACAGCCGACTCGAGTGTGCTTGTCTGCCGCCCCATCACGGGACGTACACACCAAATccgcgtgcatgcgcagtGGCTCGGGCACCCCATTAGCAATGACCCACTGTACCACCACCCTGTGTGGTCAACGGTCGATCGCGACATTCTCGCGACTGCCCAGCCCCGGCACTACGAACGTGTCGGTGGCGGATCTGGCAATGTCGaagtcgagcgcgtgctcACTGCTCTCAAAGGTacgcgcgacgacgcagaaGGATGGTCGCGCTGGCGTGACCAAGAGTTCTTTGGGGCCCTCAACCGACAGCTGGGCTACGAGGACGTACCGGTGCCCGGTCCCAACGGCCAGCGgacaccgccgccgccgcccggcGAAGACATGCCGCCTGGCACTGCCACATGCGATACGTGCTACATACCCCTGCTGCCTGATCCTGCGCCGCAAGACATGTACATATACCTGCATGCGATCAAATACTGGACAGACACGTGGGTCTTTGAGGACGAGCTGCCTTGGTGGGCTCGTTCGTCTGCCAAGGCCAGTGCCTCTCTCCCGCCATTAGCTCTTATTGCGCACCATACCGGCGATGATGCTCTTGGTCTTGGTAAAGGCGGTGCTCAGCGACGCTTGGATACCCAGCTCCAACCTGCTATGCAGCTTGCGAGCCTGCCATTGGCACCACGGCCCGACGCATGTGCGCATGACGAGTCTCTTCAAGTCTTTGTCGAAGTCACTCGTGGACTTGAAGATGCCGCGCAGCGAGAAATGCTCCAACACTTGGGCGCGGACCCATCGGCGTCCAGCTGCCTCACGTCCGCTCTGCACTCAGGCATAATCCAAGTCGATGCGCCTCTACACGCTCAGGTCGTCGCTCGCTACGAGGCTTGTCAGCTCCCCATCGCCACAGGTGTCTATTATGCCATGGGGCACATGAGCCTGCCccgcgacatgctcgatgcgctcttTGATCAGCGCGTCGAAGTGCTCGGGAAAAAAGGCGCCCAAAAGCCCCAGCCGACGTTGGCTGAGCAGGCACTTCTTCAGTGGCTTACACAACAGTGGCATGCGCACCAAGCACAACGCGACAAAGCACTGGACCTGTGGATGAAACGCGCTTcacgacgcacacgcacatggTGCGTTGTCGTGGACCGGAGCAGCTATGTGCTCCCATCACTCAGTACGCAGGCTCTCGAGACACATCTGGCTTCCCTCGTCACCGGGTGGCTCGACTCACACTCATGGACACCGGCTTCAACTCGTGCCGAAGCTGATATGGTGATCAAATGCACGATGGCACCGCGCTTTGGAGCGCAGTCTCCGTTGCAATTAGGGCCACGTGCACACAAAGGCAATCCGCCCGGCACCTGCTTCTTCCAACTGCATGTGCCTGGTGGCCCATGCAACGTGGCGGCAGATGCTctgcgcacgtcgctggCCCGCtctcgagctcatgcgGTATGTGCGCTCCTGCCTCTGGGAGACGGCACATGCGTCGGCACATTGCACAGCAAAGATAGCCATCTGGCTGATGCGTTGCGGGCTATGCTCCATGCACGTGGCCGGATGACCGCCCAGGTGCCATACGGCTCTACAAGTGCGCATGcactgcacggcgccgtggtcGAGTTGCCAGAGAGTGCTCGTGACGAGCCGCACGCGCTCCTGTTTGATCATTTTGTGACGGAGCTCGAGTGCCTGTCCCATGCTCTCGCGCCAGGCAAGTTTGCATTGGTGCTGACGAGTGAGACCAAAACGTGTATGCGTGCTCTACGTGAGCTAGAAAAccgtgcgcgtcgcgaACATAGTCCGTACGTCCTGCGTATGGACACGGGCGTCACGTTGGGAGACGCATGGCCCGCCGAGCATGCTGCTACGTTCAAAGATGCGCAGCAGGAAGCATCGTTGCGCAGTGGGGGAACATGGCGGGCCTTGGCGCACCACCGGAGTTTCCTGGCTTGTGTTGCCCAGGCCCCCCTGTATAGTACATAG
- a CDS encoding mediator of RNA polymerase II transcription subunit 17, giving the protein MTDVRLRVGRVRAPDSVLDASGGSGSLSQERTLLDIQADGHRIIAPTLSFHDHERARRMRLWAERGDFRLIHADDLDDVDRKAPQIDAVEALRAVYQDHAQPPTSEQAEAQASASSARLGTIAESEFVPLRDNLLHQLEVSLFHAEQAQNLLGMLIQNTRSDTSSVLAAQSEYFLDPHALSLSALERAIPEESNAPPRPLSVSEQKLILQEKHASIRNAAQILVHGADEMEQCLESERSRWHGLQKIQRRGWKLTPGRPLVDIERFDTQTVKHDVLQGFGVPIVQGNGSIKEEGARDAWIGYGPSEAPISVLQRTLAYWADAPTPGPHLAFPDRTWRRLQVEFHDHASKQIWKSESTRETRSDDADLDAQLYDAQLDVVDAELFRELTVQSGTLSPVLARTISDHCISLPLSSTLEMRFVLVPYDELSSGEESPWPTLLLHVLRLRMLRGWTVRIRAMWDKRAASIALHPPKVRFALMAPLWELYEYTLFLSRLRAILDQTLSGFDNARTLWEPYGAIHDVHQWISHLLDLSTSNDDLIPVGGSVWIYYGSVMIAHLSLRAPSHMLAHFPHHATSHGTGVRMSVELESLAPFLVSECSALASA; this is encoded by the coding sequence ATGAccgacgtgcgcctgcgtgtCGGTCGGGTGCGTGCGCCAGACAGCGTGCTGGATGCATCAGGTGGGAGCGGGAGTCTCTCGCAAGAACGTACGCTGCTAGATATCCAGGCGGATGGTCACCGGATCATAGCGCCCACTCTCTCGTTCCATGATCACgaacgagcgcgccgcatgcggCTGTGGGCTGAGCGTGGCGACTTTCGCCTTATACATGCAGACGATCTGGACGATGTCGATCGAAAGGCGCCACAGATAGATGCTGTGGAAGCATTGCGTGCAGTATACCAAGACCATGCACAGCCACCGACATCTGAGCAGGCGGAGGCCCAGGCCTCTGCGTCGTCTGCACGCCTTGGTACGATCGCAGAAAGCGAGTTTGTACCTTTACGTGATAATTTATTGCATCAACTCGAAGTGTCTCTATTTCATGCCGAACAGGCTCAAAATCTGCTCGGTATGCTGATCCAAAACACGCGCTCTGATACGTCGTCGGTGCTCGCGGCTCAGAGCGAATACTTTCTCGACCCGCACGCTCTATCTCTGAGTGCCTTGGAACGCGCTATACCAGAAGAAAGCAATGCCCCGCCACGGCCACTTTCTGTTTCTGAACAAAAATTGATTCTGCAGGAAAAGCACGCCTCCATACGAAACGCTGCTCAGATCCTTGTGCACGGTGCTGATGAGATGGAGCAATGCCTCGAATCAGAGCGCAGTCGATGGCATGGGCTGCAGAAAATTCAACGGCGCGGCTGGAAACTCACGCCTGGACGCCCCCTGGTGGATATCGAGCGCTTTGATACACAAACAGTGAAACACGACGTGTTACAAGGATTTGGCGTACCCATTGTGCAAGGCAATGGCTCTATAAAAGAGGAAGGagcacgcgatgcatggATCGGGTACGGGCCTAGCGAGGCGCCCATTAGCGTCTTGCAGCGTACGCTGGCCTACTGGGCTGATGCGCCTACGCCAGGGCCGCATCTGGCTTTCCCTGATCGTACATGGCGCCGACTGCAAGTCGAGTTCCACGATCATGCGTCCAAGCAGATATGGAAGAGTGAGTCGACACGTGAGACACGTTCTGACGACGCCGATCTCGATGCACAGCTGTACGACGCCCAACTCGATGTGGTAGATGCCGAACTGTTTCGCGAGCTGACTGTCCAGTCCGGTACGCTCTCGCCAGTCCTCGCACGCACCATATCTGATCATTGCATATCGCTGCCGCTTTCCTCAACACTCGAGATGCGGTTCGTTTTGGTGCCGTACGATGAATTGAGCTCAGGCGAAGAATCGCCATGGCCCACATTGCTTTTGCACGTGCTTCGactgcgcatgctgcgtgGATGGACAGTACGTATTCGCGCCATGTGGGACAAACGGGCCGCTTCGAtcgcgctgcatccaccCAAAGTGCGATTCGCCCTTATGGCTCCTTTATGGGAGCTCTATGAATATACCCTCTTTCTCTCGCGACTTCGTGCCATACTGGATCAAACGCTGAGCGGATTTGATAATGCACGTACTTTATGGGAGCCTTACGGCGCGATCCACGACGTGCATCAGTGGATCTCCCATCTACTCGATCTGTCGACGTCCAACGATGATCTAATTCCGGTGGGCGGCAGTGTATGGATATACTATGGCTCTGTCATGATCGCACACTTATCGCTGCGTGCACCCAGTCACATGCTCGCCCATTTCCCCCATCATGCGACGTCACATGGTACTGGTGTGCGAATGTCTGTCGAGCTGGAAAGCCTAGCGCCGTTCCTTGTGTCTGAGTGCTCGGCGCTGGCGAGTGCATAA
- a CDS encoding mitochondrial GTPase MTG1: protein MLPSAVRLAASEAGSFTPRTKFEFPIKTPSWYIGHMHRAMRSIPSMLARTPPPLVIEVRDARVPFTSINPAFEKALQNAPSANERVRIAPQTYMPGWAARRLVVYTKSDQIEPAWESPILHALSQHTLDKNVMFVDTRKKSDVQRVYDWVCARAKLLSKSAAQAATRRPASAMRHSHLSGAAKHTSTPETGVRLLVVGMPNVGKSSLLNALRFVGTGKPGAASTHPHPGHTRKVTGTVRITPSTPSLARLDRSGGIDMKRLVAHEAKRGPAVYVYDTPGIMVPFLGAPEEGGAEAALKLALIGCMKQTLFDPEELADYLLFRMNQRYLYACAHANGQDVPWPAYTGLMRTPTLTDDSQAFLTSVAEKAPGARQRGGYLNLTVAADHVITQFQRGLLGSRELDLGLAEGPDDVALSSDLKAHVARRLRQAMERIP from the coding sequence ATGCTGCCAAGTGCCGTGCGGCTCGCGGCCTCCGAGGCAGGTTCGTTTACGCCACGGACCAAGTTTGAGTTTCCCATCAAGACACCATCATGGTACATTGGCCATATGCATcgggccatgcgctcgatccCGTCTATGCTGGCGCGAACGCCTCCGCCTTTGGTGATCGAGGTgcgtgacgcgcgtgtgccTTTCACAAGCATTAATCCAGCGTTTGAAAAGGCGCTCCAAAATGCGCCATCTGCGAATGAGCGCGTCCGCATAGCCCCACAAACGTACATGCCAGGATGGGCAGCCCGGCGGCTCGTCGTGTACACGAAATCCGATCAAATTGAGCCTGCCTGGGAATCGCCCATTCTTCATGCGCTGTCTCAACATACCCTGGACAAGAATGTTATGTTCGTTGATACACGGAAAAAAAGCGACGTGCAACGTGTCTACGATTGGGTATgtgcgcgtgccaagctCCTTAGCAAGTCcgcggcacaggcggccACCCGACGCCCAGCGagtgccatgcgccactCTCATCTATCAGGCGCGGCCAAGCACACTTCGACACCCGAAACGGGCGTGCGCCTCCTCGTGGTAGGCATGCCGAATGTCGGCAAGAGCTCGCTTCTCAACGCACTCCGCTTCGTGGGAACAGGCAAACCCGGCGCCGCTAGCACGCATCCTCACCCCGGACATACGCGCAAAGTCACAGGCACCGTGCGCATAACGCCCAGTACGCCGTCCCTCGCGCGTCTGGACAGGTCGGGCGGAATCGATATGAAGCGTCTCGTGGCTCACGAGGCCAAGAGGGGCCCAGCCGTGTACGTGTACGACACGCCCGGTATTATGGTACCATTTCTGGGCGCGCCAGAAGAGGGCGGTGCCGAGGCAGCGCTCAAGCTCGCACTGATCGGATGCATGAAGCAGACACTCTTTGATCCTGAGGAGCTGGCTGACTATTTGCTATTTCGCATGAACCAGCGCTACTTGTATgcgtgcgcacacgcaAACGGACAAGACGTGCCCTGGCCCGCCTACACTGGGTTGATGCGCACACCGACGCTGACGGACGACAGCCAGGCGTTCCTAACCAGCGTGGCGGAAAAAGCACCAGGGGCTCGTCAACGTGGCGGCTACTTGAATCTGACGGTCGCAGCCGATCATGTCATTACGCAGTTTCAGCGTGGTTTGCTGGGCAGCCGCGAATTGGATTTGGGCTTGGCAGAAGGCCCGGACGATGTGGCGCTGTCCAGCGACCTGAAAGCCCATGTGGCTCGACGCTTGCGTCAAGCCATGGAGCGAATCCCATGA
- a CDS encoding peptidyl-prolyl cis-trans isomerase, with the protein MQLKAVLLCLAGAAALVSAKQPPKDLLIGVTYRPESCPIKAQDGDEVFMHYTGRLWDGTQFDSSHERGKPLSLTLGAGMVIAGWERGLRDMCIGEKRKLQIPPHLGYGDMSMGDIIPAGSTLVFDVELVDIDGKRVRAIREPRNEL; encoded by the coding sequence ATGCAATTGAAAGCTGTGCTCCTCTGTCTGGCTGGTGCCGCGGCTCTGGTAAGCGCGAAGCAGCCGCCCAAGGACTTGCTGATTGGTGTGACGTACCGACCGGAGTCGTGTCCTATTAAGGCGCAGGACGGCGATGAAGTGTTCATGCACTACACGGGCCGCCTGTGGGACGGAACCCAGTTCGATTCTTCCCACGAACGTGGCAAGCCTCTGAGTCTGACTCTTGGAGCTGGTATGGTCATTGCTGGCTGGGAACGTGGCCTAAGGGACATGTGCATCGGTGAGAAGCGTAAGCTGCAAATTCCACCGCACCTCGGCTACGGCGACATGAGTATGGGCGACATAATCCCTGCTGGCTCGACGCTCGTATTCGATGTCGAGCTGGTCGACATTGATGGaaagcgcgtgcgtgctATCCGCGAGCCGCGCAATGAATTGTAG
- a CDS encoding U6 snRNA-associated Sm-like protein LSm4, translating into MNITMRDVYETSANGEKFWKMPEVYIKGSTIKYCRVAHELIDTVREAEEQARKHRQQAANHSHGRGHRDGHHGRARGGQRGHRSRT; encoded by the exons ATGAACATCAccatgcgcgacgtgtACGAAACGAGCGCG AATGGCGAAAAGTTTTGGAAAATGCCAGAAGTGTACATCAAAGGTAGCACG ATTAAATACTGTCGTGTCGCTCACGAACTCATCGATACGGTACGAGAAGCGGAAGAACAAGCGCGCAAGCATCGGCAACAGGCCGCCAACCACTCGCATGGTCGTGGTCACCGTGACGGTCACCATGGTCGTGCCCGCGGTGGTCAGCGCGGCCACCGCTCGCGCACATAG
- a CDS encoding AHNAK nucleoprotein, giving the protein MRIAFGLLVVFGTSVGLSPALQHDPEPESLQSTLSTRRMHHLRVYQPYAHHIRRGIIAGDNNVLQQGSNLLSSLVGGEFTTINKNSRASPTSSTHATRSTRERGGGGALPSSHEFTTLDNNSRAPSPSSTSSASSPTTSASSPSTSTSTPTTSTSSPTPTSSRTSSSPSSSTRESDSSMVGAGAGGGASSTPTTMRRSSRTSSSTSMETSDRTSSGDDESSSSTPTSTGNPVSEDRSPSSATSAPSSASHASNDSSDADDSDSESDEGSKSSSPSMNNASNARKSDDGTDHTGVIAGVCTAGGVVILAILGFVLYKFLNKRAGSADKPEQAIQWPDVTYDAGPATPTGLAAAQHDAPADTSVDMSGYEDNPFVDRVDSAAAPMSAQSNALPESYVDVPPATFGYASDAPTQPVAESTALATTYPKALVPSQSPTSNAPVSVPLSSADPPPNVPHRGDGAQFQHFVVGQTYPEEAIQLPYDAPVTRELYREQPDASPFDESRAVKN; this is encoded by the coding sequence ATGCGAATTGCGTTTGGTCTGCTCGTCGTGTTCGGCACGAGTGTAGGGCTCAGCCCTGCTTTGCAGCATGACCCGGAGCCAGAATCTCTCCAGTCGACCCTAAGCACccgacgcatgcatcatCTCAGAGTGTACCAACCATATGCTCATCACATACGCCGTGGGATTATCGCTGGCGATAATAACGTCCTACAGCAGGGAAGCAATCTGCTTTCATCCCTCGTCGGTGGTGAATTCACGACCATCAACAAAAATTCTCGTGCATCGCCGACCTCTTCGACTCATGCCACTCGCTCTACGCGGGAGAGAGGAGGCGGAGGCGCCTTGCCATCTTCGCACGAGTTCACAACCCTCGACAACAACTCGCGTGCTCCGTCTCcgagcagcacgtccagcgcatcgtctcCCACCACCAGTGCATCGTCCCCTTCTACCAGTACATCGACCCCTACTACCAGTACCTCTTCCCCCACTCCTACATCTAGTCGTACATCAAGCTCGCCCTCGTCATCCACGAGAGAAAGTGATAGTAGCATGGTGGGagccggcgcaggcggcggcgcatcatCTACACCCACcacgatgcggcgctcaaGTCGCACATCCTCGAGTACGAGTATGGAGACGTCTGACAGGACTTCCTCAGGCGATGATGAGAGCAGCTCTTCAACGCCTACATCTACAGGAAATCCTGTTTCAGAAGACCGATCGCCTTCAAGCGCGACGAGTGCGCCTAGCTCGGCTTCCCATGCATCCAATGACTCGAGCGATGCTGACGACTCGGATAGCGAGTCGGATGAGGGATCTAAGAGCTCGTCACCATCCATGAACAACGCTTCAAATGCTCGCAAGTCTGACGATGGAACGGATCACACAGGTGTGATTGCTGGCGTATGCACCGCTGGCGGAGTGGTCATCTTGGCCATCCTGGGCTTTGTATTGTACAAGTTCCTGAACAAGCGAGCTGGCAGCGCAGACAAGCCAGAACAGGCGATCCAGTGGCCTGATGTGACGTATGATGCGGGACCAGCCACGCCGACAGGACTGGCGGCCGCTcagcacgatgcgcctgctgaTACGAGTGTGGACATGAGTGGCTATGAAGACAACCCCTTTGTTGACCGTGTCGACAGCGCTGCCGCACCTATGTCAGCACAGAGCAACGCCCTTCCTGAGTCCTACGTGGATGTACCTCCTGCGACATTTGGCTATGCTTCGGATGCTCCCACGCAGCCCGTGGCCGAGTCGACAGCCCTTGCCACAACGTACCCAAAGGCGCTTGTTCCGAGCCAGTCACCTACATCCAATGCGCCCGTATCTGTGCCTCTTTCCTCTGCTGACCCACCACCTAATGTGCCGCACAGGGGCGATGGCGCTCAGTTCCAGCACTTTGTCGTGGGACAGACGTACCCTGAAGAGGCCATCCAATTACCTTATGACGCGCCTGTGACGCGCGAGCTATATCGAGAGCAGCCAGACGCGTCGCCCTTCGACGAATCGCGCGCTGTGAAGAATTAG